The uncultured Cohaesibacter sp. region GCTTGGCAACCGGCAGACAATAATAATGCGGCTTGATGCCACCAACCAGAATGGCATTGCGGTTGATAATCAGATGATGAGTCGTGATGGTCGCAGCGGTTTTATCCCCCGCGCTCTTGACGAAATTCACTCCATCTTCGGTGGTCACATGCTCCATCACAATGCGCAAAGAAGGAAAACGCTCCCGTATCGGCGTCAGCACGCGGTCAATGAAAACGGCCTCACGGTCGAAAATATCGATATCGGCGTCAGTCACTTCCCCATGCACCAAAAGCGGCACATCAATCTCAGCCATTTTCTCAAGCACAGGATAAACAGCCTCGATGTTGCGCACACCGCTGTCCGAGTTGGTGGTTGCACCTGCGGGATAAAGCTTCAGCGCCTTGATGAGCCCCGATTTGACGCCCAATTCGACATCCGCCGGATCGGTGCGCTCTGTCAGATACAAGGTCATCAACGGCTCGAAGCGGTGGCCTGCCGGAAGAGCCGCCTTAATACGCCCCAGATAAGCCTCCGCATCAGAGGTCTTAACAACAGGAGGCACCAGATTGGGCATAATGATCGCCCGCCCGAAATGTGCACTGGTATGAGGCAAAACCGCCTTGAGCATTTCACCATCGCGCAAATGCAAATGCCAGTCATCGGGACGGCGAATAATAAAATCGGCTTGATTATCGGCTAGGCTCATGGGGCA contains the following coding sequences:
- the pyrC gene encoding dihydroorotase, whose translation is MSLADNQADFIIRRPDDWHLHLRDGEMLKAVLPHTSAHFGRAIIMPNLVPPVVKTSDAEAYLGRIKAALPAGHRFEPLMTLYLTERTDPADVELGVKSGLIKALKLYPAGATTNSDSGVRNIEAVYPVLEKMAEIDVPLLVHGEVTDADIDIFDREAVFIDRVLTPIRERFPSLRIVMEHVTTEDGVNFVKSAGDKTAATITTHHLIINRNAILVGGIKPHYYCLPVAKREKHRLALRAAATSGDGRFFLGTDSAPHSKSAKECACGCAGVFNASNTVNCLAHVFEEDGALDKLEAFMSLNGPAFYGLPANEERIRLFKTDAPLVLEDKITVDGDEVVVFDPGFPLFWRYETANA